The Candidatus Neomarinimicrobiota bacterium genome has a segment encoding these proteins:
- the nuoK gene encoding NADH-quinone oxidoreductase subunit NuoK, whose amino-acid sequence MAMIPMEHGLMLAGILFSIGLVGLLVRRNIIFMLISIEIMLNAAGMAFVVAGAQWMQPDGQVMFMFILATAAAEVAVGLALLLQLYEKFKTLDVDAASNLRG is encoded by the coding sequence ATGGCAATGATTCCCATGGAACACGGACTGATGCTGGCCGGCATCCTTTTTTCCATTGGATTGGTCGGGCTGCTGGTTCGGCGCAATATCATCTTTATGTTGATCTCAATCGAGATCATGCTGAATGCCGCCGGGATGGCTTTCGTTGTGGCTGGCGCACAGTGGATGCAGCCGGACGGACAGGTCATGTTTATGTTTATTCTGGCAACAGCTGCCGCGGAAGTAGCAGTCGGCCTGGCGCTGCTGCTTCAGCTCTACGAGAAATTCAAAACACTTGACGTTGACGCCGCAAGCAATCTGAGAGGTTGA
- the nuoL gene encoding NADH-quinone oxidoreductase subunit L, with amino-acid sequence MLDLLWLIPTIPFVSFLILVFMGARMSKKTAAVVGVGSVGISAIIAVGIGLQFMAAPPEGHAFTQTLWTWIGVGNFTPGFSFYLDSLSLLMTLVVTVVGFFIHLYSVEYMADDESYARFFSYMNLFISMMLMLVLGSNLLLLYLGWEGVGLCSYLLIGFWYKDPANGRAARKAFVVTRVGDTAMAIGLFLLFTQLGTLNIQAILGKASLQWTMGSPYAVAAAALLLGGAVGKSAQLPLQTWLPDAMAGPTPVSALIHAATMVTAGVYLIARTNVIFNLAPAVQLVVAIVGVATLLIAGFSALVQRDIKRVLAYSTISQIGYMFLALGVGAYTAAMFHFMTHAFFKALLFLGAGAVILAQHHKQDMFEMGGLKDKLPVTFWTFLAGSAALAAVPLISSGFYSKDAILWYSLTSKGGSVWLWLGGLIGAFITGLYTFRMVFLTFYGKSKTEVDHKPGRAIKIPLIVLGVLALIGGFVEMPHSMGHFAPFGEFLHSALPEVDAFHRSIGTELLFQLIAVVVSLSGIYLAYHMYLKKPETAENLAKVPGAAPVRKFLFSGWKFDWLYDKVFIVPLMWFTRVNKSDFVDLLYQGIAMLSQGFNMLFRQTQTGKVRFYAAGIALGAVITIAIVVFL; translated from the coding sequence GTGCTAGATCTTCTTTGGCTAATACCGACAATCCCGTTTGTAAGTTTCCTGATTCTGGTCTTTATGGGCGCTAGAATGTCCAAAAAGACTGCAGCTGTGGTTGGCGTTGGTTCTGTTGGGATTTCAGCAATTATCGCGGTGGGAATCGGCTTACAGTTTATGGCGGCGCCCCCGGAAGGACACGCATTTACCCAGACTCTCTGGACGTGGATCGGCGTCGGGAATTTTACCCCCGGATTTTCATTTTACCTGGATAGCCTGTCGCTATTGATGACCCTGGTAGTCACGGTGGTCGGGTTCTTTATTCATCTTTATTCCGTGGAGTATATGGCGGATGATGAATCCTATGCCCGGTTTTTCAGCTATATGAACCTGTTTATATCAATGATGCTGATGCTGGTGCTCGGATCCAATCTTTTACTGTTGTATCTCGGATGGGAAGGCGTAGGCCTCTGCAGTTACCTGCTTATCGGCTTCTGGTATAAGGATCCCGCTAACGGGCGCGCTGCACGAAAGGCGTTTGTGGTAACACGAGTAGGTGATACTGCCATGGCTATCGGGCTGTTTTTGCTTTTTACTCAACTGGGTACACTGAACATCCAGGCCATACTCGGGAAAGCTTCACTCCAGTGGACTATGGGATCACCTTACGCAGTGGCGGCCGCGGCATTGCTGCTCGGTGGTGCGGTTGGTAAATCAGCACAGTTGCCGCTGCAAACCTGGTTGCCGGACGCTATGGCCGGCCCGACTCCGGTGAGTGCACTTATCCATGCCGCAACCATGGTCACTGCTGGAGTCTATCTCATTGCACGCACAAATGTCATATTTAATCTTGCACCGGCTGTGCAACTGGTCGTCGCTATTGTCGGCGTCGCTACGTTACTCATTGCCGGATTCAGCGCGTTAGTACAGCGGGACATTAAGCGAGTGTTGGCGTATTCTACCATCAGCCAGATCGGCTACATGTTTCTGGCGCTTGGAGTGGGTGCGTACACTGCGGCAATGTTCCACTTTATGACCCACGCCTTTTTCAAAGCGCTGCTCTTCCTCGGCGCCGGTGCCGTCATCCTGGCCCAGCATCACAAGCAGGATATGTTTGAGATGGGCGGTCTCAAGGATAAGCTACCGGTGACATTCTGGACGTTCCTTGCCGGAAGTGCTGCACTCGCTGCGGTCCCGTTGATCAGCTCCGGGTTCTACAGCAAAGATGCTATTCTTTGGTACTCGCTTACATCAAAGGGCGGGAGCGTCTGGCTCTGGCTCGGCGGATTAATCGGCGCGTTTATCACTGGTCTTTACACCTTCCGGATGGTCTTCCTGACTTTCTATGGCAAGTCCAAAACCGAGGTCGATCACAAACCTGGGCGTGCGATCAAGATTCCACTTATTGTGCTCGGGGTACTCGCTCTTATCGGTGGTTTCGTGGAGATGCCGCATTCTATGGGACATTTTGCTCCATTCGGCGAGTTCCTTCATTCCGCGCTTCCGGAAGTTGACGCTTTTCACAGGAGCATCGGAACGGAACTCTTATTCCAGCTGATTGCAGTCGTGGTTTCACTCTCAGGGATTTATCTGGCATATCATATGTATCTGAAAAAGCCCGAAACGGCTGAAAATTTGGCTAAGGTACCCGGTGCCGCCCCGGTCCGAAAATTTCTGTTCTCCGGCTGGAAATTCGACTGGCTGTATGATAAGGTGTTTATCGTGCCACTCATGTGGTTCACCCGGGTGAACAAGAGCGATTTCGTCGATCTCCTCTATCAGGGCATTGCTATGCTCTCCCAGGGATTTAATATGCTGTTTCGCCAGACCCAGACCGGGAAGGTGCGGTTTTATGCAGCAGGCATCGCACTCGGTGCCGTAATAACTATAGCAATTGTGGTGTTTCTATGA
- the nuoJ gene encoding NADH-quinone oxidoreductase subunit J, whose translation MTAVFYIAGTVAIIASLMVITRTNAVHALLYMIVSLFGAAIVFYSIGAPFVAALEVIVYAGAIMVLFIFVIMMLNLGKKSEEQERQWLEPKMWIGPVILAVILGAEFVYMVSTGHVTPMGSTAVEPKEVGISMFTTYMFGVELAGMLLLAGLVGAYHLGKKAR comes from the coding sequence ATGACCGCAGTATTTTACATCGCCGGGACAGTCGCAATTATCGCATCATTGATGGTGATCACCCGGACAAATGCCGTCCATGCACTTTTATATATGATCGTCTCGCTGTTCGGCGCGGCCATTGTCTTTTATTCCATCGGCGCGCCATTTGTCGCGGCGCTGGAAGTCATAGTCTATGCCGGTGCGATTATGGTGTTATTTATCTTTGTCATTATGATGCTCAACCTGGGAAAGAAGTCAGAAGAACAAGAACGGCAATGGCTTGAGCCAAAGATGTGGATCGGTCCTGTAATCCTGGCTGTTATACTTGGCGCTGAGTTCGTCTATATGGTGAGTACCGGTCATGTAACGCCGATGGGATCCACGGCAGTTGAGCCCAAAGAAGTGGGCATCAGTATGTTTACCACATATATGTTCGGTGTGGAACTGGCAGGCATGCTGCTGCTGGCCGGACTTGTCGGCGCATATCATCTCGGTAAAAAAGCGCGGTAA
- the nuoF gene encoding NADH-quinone oxidoreductase subunit NuoF, with the protein MDKPLTHFIRPDKGPMSLQEYEQAGGYKAVRNTLKETDPVDLQNHVKEAGLKGRGGAGFNTGLKWSFVPMGDDAPTPKYLVCNADEMEPGTFKDRVLMEDSPHLLVEGMILSAYAIQATKSYIFLRWAYRESEKQLKKAIAEAYEAGYLGENIQGSGYNLDMHVHISAGRYICGEETALLNALEGKRANPRSKPPFPQTSGLWGKPTIVQNVETLCNVPGIVNNGVTWYKDISNSEEDGGTKLYGVSGKVKNPGLWELPMGTTSREIIEEHAGGMQDRLELKGFLPGGASTDFMVPDHLDVPMDYGSVMEIGSRMGTGTLIILDDQTCPVGLIENLEHFFAQESCGWCTPCRDGLPWTEKILHAIETGKGQMEDLDKLSHHSKWLGPGKTFCALAPGAVEPLQSGLKYFRDDFERHIKEQRCPWS; encoded by the coding sequence ATGGACAAGCCGCTCACACATTTTATCAGACCGGATAAAGGCCCCATGTCTCTGCAGGAGTATGAGCAGGCCGGAGGATATAAAGCAGTTCGCAACACTCTGAAAGAGACCGATCCCGTTGATTTGCAGAACCACGTGAAGGAGGCGGGACTAAAGGGCCGTGGTGGCGCCGGATTCAACACCGGACTGAAGTGGAGTTTTGTTCCCATGGGCGATGATGCCCCGACGCCGAAATACCTGGTGTGCAACGCCGATGAGATGGAGCCTGGCACATTTAAGGATCGCGTGTTAATGGAGGACAGTCCCCACCTGTTGGTGGAGGGGATGATCCTGTCTGCCTACGCCATTCAGGCAACAAAATCATACATTTTTCTGCGGTGGGCCTACCGGGAATCGGAAAAGCAGCTTAAGAAGGCCATTGCGGAAGCGTACGAGGCTGGATATCTCGGGGAAAATATTCAGGGCTCCGGATACAATCTTGATATGCATGTCCACATCAGCGCCGGCCGGTATATTTGCGGGGAGGAGACCGCGCTCCTGAACGCTCTGGAGGGCAAAAGGGCGAATCCGCGATCCAAGCCACCATTCCCGCAGACCAGTGGGCTCTGGGGCAAGCCGACCATCGTTCAAAATGTGGAAACACTCTGCAACGTGCCGGGTATCGTAAATAACGGCGTGACCTGGTATAAAGATATCAGCAATAGTGAAGAGGACGGCGGAACGAAACTGTATGGTGTCAGTGGCAAGGTGAAAAACCCAGGACTCTGGGAACTGCCAATGGGGACCACCTCCAGAGAAATTATCGAAGAACACGCTGGTGGTATGCAGGATAGGCTTGAGCTGAAGGGCTTTCTGCCCGGTGGTGCATCCACCGATTTTATGGTCCCGGATCACCTTGATGTTCCCATGGATTACGGGTCCGTCATGGAAATCGGAAGCCGGATGGGAACCGGAACCCTGATTATCCTGGATGATCAGACCTGTCCTGTTGGATTAATTGAAAATTTGGAACACTTCTTTGCGCAGGAATCCTGCGGATGGTGTACGCCGTGCCGCGATGGACTGCCCTGGACTGAAAAAATTCTCCACGCTATCGAGACCGGCAAGGGACAGATGGAAGATCTGGACAAATTGTCCCATCATTCCAAATGGCTTGGCCCCGGTAAAACATTCTGCGCGCTGGCGCCCGGAGCCGTGGAGCCGCTGCAGAGCGGATTGAAATATTTTCGCGACGATTTCGAACGACACATTAAAGAACAACGGTGTCCCTGGAGTTAA
- the nuoG gene encoding NADH-quinone oxidoreductase subunit NuoG, which yields MPTIYIDDKPYEVKDGKNLLEAALSLGKDLPYFCWHPELGSVGACRQCAVVQFQDENDKQGRLVMACMTPASDGTRISIKHPEATQFRENVIEWLMVNHPHDCPVCDEGGECHLQDMTVMSGHNYRDFRFNKRTHRNQDLGPFINHEMNRCIACYRCVRYYRDYAGGDDLQAFATHDHVYFGRHEDGVLENEFSGNLVEVCPTGVFTDKTLKRHYTRKWDLQSAPSVCNHCGLGCNTIAGERYGTLRRILNRYNGSVNGYFLCDRGRFGYEFVNNEERVKSPLVKDRDSGEMVDVSGEQVADVIANLCTDKHSVIGIGSPRASLESNFALRTLVGSNTYFSGMTQNETEMVNLSRAILENGPARSASLKDVEDADAVLVLGEDLTNTAPMLALAVRQAVKNKPLEKAQQAGIPEWHDSAVRELVQDEHGPLFLATPTNTKLDDIATEKYNGAPQDLARFGYAIAAYLAEEAPKVDGLSSDDENMAKRVAQTLKDADHPVIISGTSLLNEALLKSAANVAWALCESGVNADLSLTVPDANSMGVSFLNGKGLEEAFEAARSNKVRTAIILESDLYRKASEQELNVFFDQVDNVVVIDHLETETTRKATILLPAGTFADSDGTFINNEGRAQRFFQVFEDEKATQESWRWLTSVLARGKDTDVSEWNTLDGVFNAMAKSVATFDNDLRVAPDSKFRIHGQKIPRSSYRYSGRTAMKADVDIHEHKPPEDPDSPLSFSMEGYSGKQPSGLTSYFWSPGWNSVQSTNKYLNEVGGEMRGGDPGIRLIVPNTKREVKYYTDIPEAFAPRENEWYGIPLHHIFGSEELSAKAHGVAKRIPDAYVAMNPASAEKLGLQMESKVTVKNEDGKFTLPITLHENLPDGVIGLPVGLSELQGLQLPNWTKIHGVSGS from the coding sequence ATGCCAACGATATATATAGACGACAAACCGTACGAAGTCAAAGATGGCAAAAACCTGCTTGAGGCGGCGCTGTCGCTGGGTAAGGATCTCCCGTATTTTTGCTGGCATCCCGAATTGGGATCAGTCGGAGCCTGCCGCCAGTGTGCCGTCGTCCAGTTCCAGGATGAGAATGATAAGCAGGGGCGCCTGGTGATGGCGTGTATGACACCGGCTTCAGACGGGACACGAATCTCAATTAAACATCCCGAAGCTACCCAGTTCCGTGAGAATGTTATTGAGTGGCTGATGGTCAACCATCCGCACGATTGTCCGGTGTGTGACGAAGGCGGTGAATGTCACCTCCAGGATATGACGGTGATGAGCGGACACAATTACCGTGACTTTCGCTTCAATAAACGGACACACCGCAATCAGGATCTGGGGCCGTTTATCAATCACGAGATGAACCGCTGCATCGCCTGCTACCGCTGTGTACGCTACTATCGCGATTACGCCGGCGGCGATGATCTGCAGGCGTTTGCTACGCATGATCACGTCTACTTCGGGCGCCATGAAGACGGTGTGCTGGAGAATGAATTTAGCGGGAATCTGGTTGAAGTTTGCCCCACCGGGGTATTCACCGACAAGACTTTAAAGCGGCATTATACCCGGAAATGGGATCTGCAGTCCGCACCGTCCGTATGTAACCATTGTGGCCTGGGATGCAATACAATCGCCGGGGAGCGCTACGGTACGTTACGGCGAATCCTGAATAGATATAACGGCTCGGTTAACGGATATTTTCTGTGTGATCGCGGACGGTTTGGATATGAGTTCGTGAATAATGAAGAACGGGTTAAGTCGCCACTGGTGAAAGACCGGGATTCCGGGGAAATGGTGGATGTGTCCGGTGAGCAGGTGGCGGACGTCATTGCGAATCTCTGCACGGACAAGCACAGCGTCATTGGGATCGGATCGCCCAGAGCTTCTCTGGAATCCAATTTTGCCCTGCGCACCCTGGTGGGATCAAATACCTATTTTTCGGGTATGACGCAAAACGAAACCGAAATGGTGAATCTTTCCAGGGCTATCCTGGAAAACGGCCCGGCACGATCCGCTTCTCTGAAAGATGTTGAAGATGCGGATGCCGTATTGGTGTTGGGAGAGGATCTGACCAACACGGCGCCGATGCTGGCTCTGGCGGTCCGGCAAGCAGTGAAAAATAAGCCGCTGGAAAAGGCGCAGCAGGCCGGCATCCCGGAATGGCATGATAGCGCTGTCCGGGAGCTGGTGCAGGACGAACACGGCCCGTTGTTCCTGGCGACACCCACCAATACGAAATTGGATGATATTGCCACAGAAAAATACAATGGCGCACCTCAGGACCTCGCACGATTCGGATATGCAATAGCGGCCTATCTTGCCGAAGAAGCACCAAAAGTTGACGGCTTATCTTCCGATGATGAAAACATGGCAAAGCGCGTTGCGCAAACATTGAAAGATGCGGATCATCCGGTGATTATTTCCGGGACGAGCTTATTGAATGAAGCCCTCCTGAAATCCGCCGCAAATGTGGCGTGGGCGTTGTGTGAATCCGGAGTGAATGCTGATCTCAGTCTGACGGTACCCGATGCAAACAGCATGGGTGTGAGTTTTCTGAACGGAAAGGGATTGGAAGAAGCATTCGAAGCCGCACGATCAAACAAGGTGAGAACGGCGATAATTCTGGAGAGCGACCTGTACAGGAAGGCATCTGAACAGGAATTGAATGTTTTCTTTGATCAGGTGGATAATGTGGTGGTTATTGACCATCTGGAAACCGAAACTACCAGGAAAGCCACGATACTGCTCCCGGCCGGAACCTTTGCCGATAGTGACGGCACCTTTATTAATAACGAAGGTCGGGCCCAGCGGTTTTTCCAGGTCTTTGAGGATGAAAAAGCTACCCAGGAATCCTGGCGCTGGCTGACTTCAGTCTTGGCGCGGGGCAAAGATACGGACGTCTCCGAATGGAATACGCTTGACGGTGTTTTCAATGCCATGGCCAAAAGTGTCGCCACATTCGATAACGATCTGAGGGTAGCACCGGACTCGAAATTCCGGATTCATGGCCAAAAAATTCCCCGGTCATCGTATCGCTACAGCGGCCGGACGGCCATGAAAGCCGACGTAGATATCCACGAGCACAAACCACCGGAAGATCCGGACTCACCGCTGAGCTTTTCCATGGAGGGGTATTCCGGGAAACAGCCGTCTGGATTAACATCATACTTCTGGTCGCCGGGATGGAATTCCGTGCAGTCCACTAATAAATATTTGAACGAAGTCGGCGGCGAAATGCGTGGTGGCGATCCGGGTATCAGGCTGATCGTACCGAACACGAAAAGAGAAGTGAAATACTACACAGATATACCGGAAGCATTTGCACCGAGAGAAAACGAATGGTACGGAATTCCACTCCATCATATCTTTGGAAGTGAGGAGTTAAGTGCCAAGGCGCACGGTGTGGCCAAGCGAATTCCGGACGCTTACGTGGCCATGAACCCTGCCAGCGCCGAAAAACTCGGTCTGCAGATGGAGAGTAAAGTAACCGTCAAAAATGAAGACGGGAAATTCACTCTGCCCATTACGCTGCACGAAAATCTCCCTGATGGCGTCATCGGTCTGCCGGTCGGATTGTCAGAACTACAAGGATTACAATTACCGAACTGGACGAAAATCCACGGAGTGTCCGGATCATGA
- the nuoI gene encoding NADH-quinone oxidoreductase subunit NuoI, which translates to MITRFIYMFSVLRSIWIVFKHMFRKRETVQYPDEKPDLSPRYRGRIILSRDPDGGERCVGCYLCAVACPVDCISLQSTEDENGRRYPEFFRINFSRCIYCGYCEDACPTYAIQLTPDFEMVEYDRNNLVYEKEDLLISGEGKYPGYHYYKVAGLEIGGKGKGEAENEEEPVDIHTLMP; encoded by the coding sequence ATAATAACGAGGTTTATATATATGTTTAGCGTACTGCGAAGTATTTGGATTGTTTTTAAGCACATGTTCCGGAAGCGGGAGACTGTGCAGTATCCGGACGAAAAGCCGGATCTTTCGCCGCGATACCGGGGCCGGATTATCCTGTCCAGAGATCCCGACGGCGGTGAGCGCTGTGTTGGGTGTTATCTCTGCGCCGTAGCGTGCCCGGTAGACTGTATTTCGTTGCAGTCGACGGAAGACGAAAACGGTCGGCGCTACCCGGAATTCTTTCGGATCAACTTTTCGCGGTGCATCTATTGTGGCTATTGCGAGGACGCCTGCCCGACCTACGCAATACAGCTCACGCCGGACTTCGAGATGGTAGAGTACGACCGGAACAACCTGGTCTACGAGAAGGAAGACCTGCTCATCTCCGGTGAAGGGAAGTATCCGGGATATCACTATTATAAGGTCGCTGGGCTGGAAATTGGCGGCAAGGGCAAGGGTGAAGCCGAGAACGAAGAAGAGCCTGTTGATATACACACATTAATGCCATAG
- the nuoH gene encoding NADH-quinone oxidoreductase subunit NuoH, which translates to MITSNHTVLAALGILLGVFTIAPGLIWLERRLLALWQDRYGPNRTGPFGILQVVADMIKIFTKEDWIPPFADKPVFIIAPMVIMFSTLMSFAVVPVGPNIGIIDMNIGLLFFLAMSSMGAYSVVLGGWSSNNKYSLLGGLRGAAQMISYEVFMGLSLLGVVLMSGSFNLREIVLAQEGMWNVIPQFFGFCIFLLAGLAESHRLPLDIPEAESEIIAGFHSEYSGMKFGMFFVGEYIGVTLVSAMIATLFFGGWLGPWFPPIVWMLIKTFAFICFFILLRASLPRPRYDQLLSYGWKVMLPLAIANLMVTGAIVIAIG; encoded by the coding sequence ATGATCACCTCGAATCATACTGTACTTGCCGCACTTGGAATTCTGCTTGGCGTATTCACCATTGCGCCGGGGCTGATCTGGCTGGAACGCCGTCTGCTGGCGCTCTGGCAGGATCGTTACGGCCCGAATCGTACAGGGCCATTTGGTATTCTCCAGGTGGTGGCAGATATGATCAAAATTTTTACCAAGGAAGACTGGATTCCGCCGTTCGCCGACAAGCCGGTGTTTATCATTGCACCCATGGTGATTATGTTCAGCACGCTGATGTCGTTCGCCGTTGTGCCGGTTGGACCGAATATCGGCATTATCGATATGAATATCGGACTGCTGTTCTTTCTGGCTATGTCATCCATGGGAGCTTACAGTGTCGTACTTGGCGGGTGGTCGTCCAATAACAAATATTCGCTGCTCGGCGGTCTCCGGGGTGCAGCCCAGATGATCAGCTATGAAGTCTTTATGGGGCTGTCGCTGCTGGGCGTCGTACTAATGTCCGGTTCTTTTAACCTGCGCGAAATTGTTTTGGCGCAGGAGGGGATGTGGAACGTCATTCCGCAATTCTTCGGATTTTGTATCTTTTTACTTGCGGGATTGGCGGAGTCACATCGGCTGCCGCTGGATATCCCGGAAGCGGAATCTGAGATTATCGCCGGTTTCCACTCGGAATACTCCGGGATGAAATTCGGCATGTTTTTCGTCGGAGAGTACATTGGCGTTACGCTGGTCTCGGCCATGATCGCTACGCTGTTTTTTGGCGGTTGGCTCGGACCCTGGTTTCCACCCATAGTTTGGATGCTGATTAAGACATTCGCATTTATCTGCTTTTTCATTCTGCTGCGCGCATCGTTGCCCAGACCCCGCTACGACCAACTGTTGTCGTATGGCTGGAAGGTGATGCTGCCATTGGCAATCGCCAATCTGATGGTCACCGGCGCCATTGTGATAGCAATCGGATAA
- the nuoM gene encoding NADH-quinone oxidoreductase subunit M, producing the protein MILVWLILIPIIGGVLAWILDRQSKAAGRWVSLIAMVIDLGLAVYLWIQYFDKVEMLGQGAWLAEFQWDWIPQYGISFYLALDGLSLLMILLTGLLGILSIMASWTEIQERSGFFHFNLMWILGGIIGVFMAMDLFLFYFFWEMMLIPMYFLIAIWGHENRIYASIKFFIFTQASGLLMLVAILGLYFVHHAETGVYTFNYMELLGTSMAPNVAMWLMLGFFIAFITKLPAFPVHTWLPDAHTEAPTAGSVILAGLMLKTGAYGLLRFVLPLFPGAAATIAPYAMFLGVVGILYGAILAFAQNDLKRLVAYTSVSHLGFVLLGIFAMNEIAIQGAVMTMIAHGLSTGGLFILVGGLYEKIHTRDMDRMGGLWDTVPKMGTAGMFLAMASLGLPGLGNFVGEMLALFGAYQANIPLTVFATIGLVFATVYSLWVVQRAFHGKPRESWGITDFGGRHITIMAVMAVVLVWLGLYPKPVLDTAKPAVQNIEQSVRIQTISEKTTPANDANELSMAEVEHYLKAELDNEDM; encoded by the coding sequence ATGATACTTGTCTGGTTAATTCTCATCCCGATTATAGGTGGCGTTCTCGCCTGGATTCTGGATCGCCAAAGCAAAGCGGCCGGACGCTGGGTCTCCCTCATTGCCATGGTTATCGATCTCGGATTAGCAGTCTATCTTTGGATCCAGTACTTTGACAAGGTTGAGATGCTGGGGCAGGGGGCGTGGCTGGCTGAGTTCCAGTGGGACTGGATTCCGCAGTACGGTATCAGCTTTTACCTGGCGCTGGACGGTCTCAGTCTGCTGATGATTCTGTTGACAGGGCTCCTCGGCATCCTGTCGATTATGGCGTCCTGGACGGAGATTCAGGAGCGGAGCGGATTTTTCCACTTCAATCTGATGTGGATCCTCGGCGGCATTATCGGCGTATTTATGGCCATGGATCTCTTTTTGTTCTACTTCTTCTGGGAAATGATGCTGATTCCCATGTATTTCCTCATCGCCATCTGGGGACACGAAAACCGCATTTACGCTTCTATCAAATTTTTCATCTTTACCCAGGCAAGCGGATTGCTGATGTTGGTGGCGATTTTGGGGCTTTACTTTGTCCATCACGCGGAAACCGGGGTGTACACGTTTAATTACATGGAACTGCTAGGCACCTCTATGGCGCCGAACGTGGCCATGTGGCTCATGCTGGGCTTCTTCATCGCATTTATTACAAAATTGCCGGCATTTCCGGTGCACACCTGGCTGCCGGACGCTCATACCGAAGCGCCAACAGCTGGCAGTGTCATCCTCGCCGGGCTCATGTTGAAAACCGGCGCATACGGGCTGTTACGGTTCGTGTTGCCGCTCTTTCCGGGCGCTGCTGCGACAATTGCCCCGTACGCCATGTTCCTTGGGGTTGTTGGCATCCTCTATGGCGCCATTCTGGCGTTTGCCCAGAATGATTTAAAACGGCTTGTTGCGTATACCAGTGTGAGTCATCTTGGTTTTGTGCTGCTCGGCATATTCGCCATGAACGAGATTGCCATACAGGGCGCCGTGATGACTATGATCGCTCACGGCCTGAGCACAGGGGGGCTCTTTATTCTGGTCGGCGGTTTGTACGAAAAAATTCATACCAGAGATATGGATCGCATGGGCGGACTCTGGGATACAGTTCCAAAGATGGGCACTGCCGGGATGTTCCTGGCCATGGCGTCATTGGGATTGCCGGGGCTCGGTAATTTCGTTGGCGAGATGTTGGCACTGTTTGGTGCCTATCAGGCGAATATCCCATTGACCGTGTTTGCCACCATTGGGCTGGTGTTCGCGACGGTATATTCATTGTGGGTTGTGCAGCGGGCATTCCACGGAAAACCCCGTGAATCCTGGGGTATCACAGATTTCGGTGGCCGGCATATCACCATCATGGCGGTGATGGCGGTGGTCCTTGTCTGGCTGGGGCTCTATCCCAAACCGGTGCTTGATACAGCGAAACCGGCCGTACAGAACATCGAACAATCGGTGCGGATCCAAACCATTTCAGAAAAAACAACACCGGCGAATGACGCAAACGAATTGTCGATGGCGGAGGTTGAACACTACCTCAAGGCTGAACTCGATAACGAGGATATGTAA
- the nuoE gene encoding NADH-quinone oxidoreductase subunit NuoE — protein sequence MLNPEEKKEIDEEIGKIPYKESAAIDALKIVQNHRGWVSEEGLNDVADYLEMSPDSLDSIATFYNLIFRKPVGEHIIRICDSVSCYITGYNGIKQAISDHLGIEPGETTEDNKFTFLPIQCLGTCDRAPAIMVDDDLHRDLTPAKIPGILDQYK from the coding sequence ATGCTGAACCCGGAAGAGAAAAAAGAAATAGATGAAGAAATAGGGAAGATCCCTTATAAGGAGAGTGCAGCCATCGACGCACTGAAGATCGTGCAGAACCATCGTGGCTGGGTTTCCGAAGAGGGATTGAATGATGTGGCCGATTATCTGGAAATGTCGCCGGATTCGCTGGATAGCATAGCGACCTTCTACAATTTGATTTTTCGAAAACCCGTCGGCGAACATATTATCCGGATCTGTGACAGCGTGAGCTGTTATATCACTGGGTACAACGGTATTAAACAAGCAATTTCAGATCACCTGGGCATTGAACCGGGTGAAACCACTGAGGATAATAAATTTACGTTTCTGCCGATCCAGTGTCTCGGTACCTGTGATCGCGCGCCGGCAATCATGGTGGATGATGATCTTCACCGGGATCTGACGCCGGCAAAAATTCCCGGGATTCTGGATCAGTATAAATAA